In the Salvia miltiorrhiza cultivar Shanhuang (shh) chromosome 8, IMPLAD_Smil_shh, whole genome shotgun sequence genome, TAATACTTCCAGCCCGCATTTAAGTCGCGGCCCGCATGAAATCCACTGTTCTCATTAGAAATTAGAACCGGCCCTCCCCCCAGTTCAACAATCTCATTTTGTACAGTGATTTAGATTAGAAATTAGGTTGTCGAAATTGTCCCTGTGAATTATTTCAATATCTGAGAAATTGACGAATCCCGCTGCAATTTTGACTGCTAAGAGATGCAAGGAAGTTCTTCGCGAGTCTCTCAAAAATACCAAACCCACTAAATTCCTGGTGAGTTTTTACaagaattttgaagaaattaGAACTCTTTCAATGATTTTCGATATGTGAATGCATTTTTTCAAACACATGGATCGTTTATTCGCGGTTAATGCCTAGGAAATCTGTTCGAAAATTATTTAgggttcttatttttttatgatttggGGCTGCACAAAAATTGGTCTCCCCATTAAATATCTTTCGATTCCTTCGCAACTTTCTATTTTTCTCAACTGTTTGTGTATTTCAACCATTGACAACTACATACCATGCTCGTTTTAGAAGTTCTTGTGAGTTTTtctaattttcgaaatttattTCTGTATTTGGAACAGATTTGGTGAATTGGGGTGCATATCGTTGAAAACGGCTGGAGTTTGGAAGGCTACTTTAACCGAATCTCACTGAGGTAGTAgatctatatttatatgtgcTTGAGATTCGCATGGTGTTTTAAAATTCGGTTGTCTTCGTTGCTGTGAATTGAGATGCATCTTTCAAAAGTCAGATTAGGGTAAAAAACCCATTGCTCTTGATTATGCTGCATTTTTTTGTGTTGCTCATCTTTGTCTGCAAATTCGATATCATTGTGGAGtctctatgaacatgtgtttgaattACCATTGAAAGCTTTATGCCACTTATGTATATCTATTTACTCCCTGCtcgattttttttgggggggactTATATGATTCAAACATATCATAATACTTCTCATTTGTGTGCAGCCACGTATTTTGAGTTTGTTGCTTGAGAATCGCAATGCCGACTGATGATATTAATACAATATGCATTTATATGTTGATGGAAGAGATTTTCCTTCAACATTTAATTCTCATACTTGTAGCTTATCATATTATGGTTAGGATGAGATCTCGTAAACGAAAAAGAGGTGCTAATGCAGCGGATTTTGGGTACGTAGAAAGGATTCCTGAGCAGGTTATGCATATGAATAGGCTCGTAGGAGTTAGCGATGTAGATTGTCTAGCAAACTTACGAATGGATCGCAATACATTCGGTAGGCTATGCATTCTTTTGCGTGATTTAGGGGGTTTGACTGATGGGAGGTACATTATGGTGGAGGAGCAGGTTGCAATGTATTTGTCTATCCTAGCACACCACAAAAAAATAGGGTGGTTAGGTTTGATTTTTGGAGGTCCGGGCAAACTGTATCAAAGTTTGTACATCTCGTGCTTAAAGCAATTTTAAAATTGCACACAAGTGTACTCGTCAAACCCGTCCCCGTTCCAGATGAATGTACCGACAACAGGTGGCGATGGTTCAAGGTGATTTATTAATAGCTTTTTCCATAATTTTCAGATAGCTCTATCCTTgtgttttcttaaaaaaattctgaaaataCATATATGATTTCCAGAGATTCCTTAAACGTAGTATATGTTCATTACACTGATTTTCTCTTCTTTATTTTGGAGTTTGATGTAGGGTTGTTTGGGTGCTCTTGATGGCACATATATTAACGTAATGGTGAGTAATGTTGATAAGCCGAGGTACCGAACTCGAAAAGGCCAGATATCAACAAATCCCCTTGCCGTTTGTGATCGCAATATGAAGTTCGTGTACGTGCTACCTGGCTGGGAAGGGTCAGCCGCAGATTCGAGGATATTGCGTGATGCCCTCCAACGTGTTAATGGATTTAGGGTGCCCAAGGGTAAATGGATTGAAATATTGAACTTATATGTAATTTGTTGCCACTAACTGTTGTGTATTTACACATTCTAATGTTTAATGCAGGATATTATTACCTATGCGACAACGGGTACGCTAATAGCGAGGGATTTCTTGCTCCATATAAGGACATACGCTACCACTTGAAAGAATGGGGACCGAATGCAGCCAGGCCTCAAAATGCCCAAGAATTGTTCAACCTGCGCCATTCGAAGGCACGCAACGTTATTGAACGTGCCTTCGGCATCATGAAAATGCGTTGGGGTTGTTTGAGGAGCAATACCTTCTATCCAGTGAAGACTCAAATCCACTTGATCATGTCATGCTTCATCTTGAATAATTTCATCCGATCCGAGATGCCCATCGATCCCATAGAGCAAGAGTTTGACAGTGCAACTGAAAATGACCAAGAGGAGGCAGAATTCGATGGTGAATTCATAGATGGCATAGATTCTTCTCCTCAATGGAATGCGGAGAGAGATGCAATCGCCCAAGCGATGTGGATCAATTATATTAACAATATCTGAATTGCTATTATTAAAGTTGACTGTAAACATGGATCATTTTCTGAATTTCTATGTTTGGATTTTATATATGACTTATGTAGTTGCCAATCATTTTCTGAATTTATGTTATTTAGCTCTTGAGGTTTGTTGCATTGGTGTGGTTGTTGCTGAATATTATTGTACTTTACTTGATTGATGTTGCTGATCTTGGTTTAGTTCATGCTTGGTGAATGTTTGTTGTTGTTTTCTGATTTAGTTCACTTCTTGGTGAATGCTTGTTGCTGTTTTCTGATTTAGTTAATGCTTACTGAATGCTTGTTGCTGAATTTGTATAAATTGATTGTAGTTGCTGCATTTTGTTTACTTTACAGTTTGGTTAATGTTTATTGACTAAATGTGTTTTGATTTATGTACGGTTGTTGTTTTCTTCTTTAAGTAATGCTTGGTTAAGGGTTGCTGCTGAATTTGTTTTAATTGATGGTAGTTTCTGAATTTTGTGTAGGTTTACTTCTTCGTGTCTGCTTGTTGCTGAATTTGGTTTAGTGAATGCTTGGTTAAAAGATGTTGCTATCTGATTAGTTTACTTGATAGTCATTGCCTTACTATTTTGGGTTTTAACTCATTTTTCTTCGTTGCATGCTCAGGTCATGGATAGAAGGTCTGCCCCTTGTTCTTGTTTTGTTGCTTATCACGGTATTGTTTGGGATTATAATTGGGAAGCTGATTTAGGGAAATTTCAAACATGTAGAAGTTGTTGGCTCATTGATTTTTGTATAAACTGTTACAACTATTGTGTTCGAGAATTGCAGCAAGGATGAGCCACTAATTTTTGAAGCTATTGTATTTGGATATGAAACCTTTTgaatttgtatttatattagtGCTAACTGGCTTGTGATAGATGACTTGTTcttcattatatatttaatttaatttaaattaggtGCACTTATATTAATTTGTTGCGAATTCAAATGTGTGTTATTCATagtaattgaaattaattattcaaatatcAATTTGCTTCCCCATTACTCTGAAATAGTTTTACAACCTATTGATGGGTAGCTGTAGTGTTATAAATGGGATGTAATCATCGCATTTcaggcaaaataaaaaaaagctGATTCAGTAGCTTAGCTTTTGGGATAGTGGCACCGCCATATTTGGTTGTTTTGGCATAAACATGTCTTATCATATTATGGATATTGTAACCCCAACAACCTCAATTAATAGAGAATTAATTCGGCAGATGCATTCTTCTCTTTCAAAGTGTTTAGttatgttttgtgatgattaaatcccttgagttgtgttgattatggtgatatagttgggtggaagatggaatttattccatgcttgattagtgaagctataaggttggtgttcttgatctatttgagtcacttagcctatatttccctaccttaaccaatgtccctacattataacccgaataaaaagaccttttttatcttagtcctggcacactattagcgatggagattgtagacgattggcaagcctatggtaagagatctgcattgtattgaatttcgatgagagtatacacgtcctattccatcaaattgagagttgagtgatacacataccttgtgagattcaattgtttggaatgtcaaggttgattttgctataggttgtgtttattggtgaattttgtgcttaattattgaggatttgagaattctattattctttattattcggaggcattgatgaactagatttcttacccactcgtgttattgattttattcttcccattattcgaggacgaacactggcttaagtttgggggagttgataacactcatgtttccatggttttagtgttcatatgatgtcaattttataggaaactgagtgttggatgattgttttatgcttaatttgctttatcttttgaaacatgattcttactcgaactttgaaggaaatttttggaaaacttatctgaaatagaagttgtagatcgtctcgatacaagttcgtgagcgcaaacggatcataaatcggagttcggacgagaaagttatgaccaaaacaagaaagtcgcgcgcagcagcgaaacagcggcgaccccgcggcgaccgggcggcgaccgccgcccgaagaaggattctTGGGAAGGAGccggcgaccgggcggcgaccgccgggcaGCCCGCCGAGTTTTCGGCGCCAGCGGCACCCGCGCGGTGAGCGCCGTCCGATCGCCGCCAGACCGCCGCGCCTCCGTATTTTTGCgttttttatgcgtttttcaagtccttttcgagctcaaactctgtatttaccctggtactataaataggtctttttttgacctattttgggttccctttttcagttcccagactttatttttcagttttctagctttcagaattttattgctttctagttttaaaggcttggatcaagactgaagattcaagccgctacaatcgtttttcattcggtttttatacaatttagtttttatgattgcattctatttaattatgtttatgttctattttagcatgtctgactagtttcctttagctgattctagggtttgtaaatagttgattgaatttatgtgatttatttgttaatacctttgtgccttccagtttatgattcataattcctggtgcttaatttcttgtgaattatctgatcaatagtttgcatgtttagctattcggtttgagacctagcggagataactgtttagcggattcgggaatgtatgatatgattttaaccttgagacctagcggagataggtggatcatagagagctattcttatgagctattgggagttagtagattttcttgagacctaacggagatagataatttactaatctacgatcgttgctgctctagcgacagtgattgattaattaagtgatctctcatcataactggattaaactggtacataggattaatagatttattatgtggatttagttaatgaatttactaccctaggatcagttgtcttttaatattcgaattttcctacgtctttttaattattgttaattgcgttttagtataagttaattaaaccttccagctttcgtttacctgcatactgtgagagtctgtttaggaaatagatatagtgatttcgtcataatagtctctgtggatacgatactttgcttgctatttctgtgctacaattacactgtttagttgcagtttttgttgctataaaaatagtgatcaggtGACTGCGGATGAGAAAGTTTGGCCGATAATCTTTCGGGTAATTTCTTGGCTAAGCTATGTATAAAATACATATGAGCCTTTTATTATTCAttgcaataatttttttatgatccCTTCGTACCCCATAAGGATGATCCTTTCACTCACGCCTACTACAAAAATGGCGATCCACTGTGGTTCAAACTATGTCGACTTTTCGGCTATAACGACATCAAGAAGGAAGTCTCGCCCACTGTCATCATCATAAGTGACTCTCCCCATGCACTCGAGCCTCCATCAACAAACAAGAGTTTCGCTCAGTCCGATGACGAGGTAACATCACCTGTTATGAAAGCTCCGGCTGCCCGAAAGTTGTATTTTGAAGATGATGCTGAGTCGAGCGTAGGTTTGCACACCATCGAAGGCCCTCATCTGTACCATGTTTGGCCTCCGATCGAGCGCCGCCTAGCAATCCCTCCGGCGAATGCTCCTGCTAAGAAGACCGAAGATACCGATGGTGAAGAGAAAGGAATTGTGCGTAGCTCGTGTGCATCGTGGAGTCCGTAAGTCGTGTGCTATCAATGGGTACCCAAGGTTTATATTTTGTTATCCCGTGAAGGCTGGTAGTATTATCTTTTGAAGTGTTAAGCTGTTCATTGGTTTACTTTGGGTTTACTTTTGTAGTTTGAAGAAAATGAAGTACTTAGTATTTTGAATCAACCCAAATGAACCATTGGTTTTAATGATGtttgtatttaaatatatttcttCATATGTACTAGCTGGGATCGTCTTTTGGTATGTAGAAAATGGGTTCCCACGGTTATTCAAATTATATGTGCAAATGATATGTGTAGCTCCCTATCTTGtttgtaactttttaattatgttataattatggAACATGATTTAGCTTGTTGCAGTAGGAAATGATGTTCAAACCCACAAAATCAGCAAAGTAATTTCATATATACGCATATATAAAATCTGAAAATGTGGCATAAAGTCATTACATCAGTGCTTGTTTTTTGCATTTACAAACCTAAACTTAAAATTCACAAGCCCTGTTGTTGAATACATCATGTGGAAAGGACATTCACAACCCAAAAGTTGGTACTATACTAACTACACATATTGCTTCAAAACGAATAAAGTAGTGCATCAAGTGGTCTtaattatcacaccaaaatagATCGCGCCAACACCTAAGTACCCTAGAGTTTCTTCGACATGAGTATGCGCAAGACGAAGTGTGGTTTTGCCTCGTCCGGAAGTCCCATAAACAACTCAAGTCCCTATTTATCTCATGCCAAGATTTCGTAGGCGTCGAACTTATCGCTCATTGTCAAAGTAGGCATGTTATTTAGTTGATCGAAGACTTCTTTTCTAGCTTTTCCTAAATCTTGCTCGTATCCAATACGCGATGCTATGCAATCCGCCCTCTTATCAGCATTCCTGCTTATCTCACGCAGCACATCAATCAGTCCGTCAAAGGCTTCGTTTGCTTTGCGTTTCTTACCCGAGACTCTTTCAGGAGCTCCGCCCTTGTCAGGTTGACACACGCTGTCATCGGCGACCTCGTTCTCCCCTTCAGCTTCAAATTGTGGATGGTAATCACCATGCACTCCATCGTTGTCAAACTCATCAACATCCTTCATTTCATGGACTGCATCGGTGACATCTTCAGCTGTTGTACCGGTTGCACGATCATTTCCAAAAATCTCTTTCCATTCTTCCAAGTGAGGCCAACTTTTTTTCTTCATCGTACGTGCATTTGGGTCACGTTACACAAATACAGACAGCAGCCAATGAACCCAAGCAAATGCATAAAATAGGAATATGCAATAAGCAGAATTTTGCAATTGAAAACACTTTTACCTTCACAATATCAACCCATTGATCGGCAGTGCAATCTATCATGAACTTCTCATCTACGTTGAAACCAATACCGCTATCACTCAAAATTAGTGTCAACGAATTATAATTCTTCTTCCAGGTTGATATTTTGGAGTGGATATGCGGCATGCCTTTGAGATCCGTCTCTGGAAACGTATTCTTAATAGCATCTTCGAGCTTCCTAAGATAACCATCTCTAAAGCCATTATCCGATCTCCACCCCTGCACTACAAGTTCCTTCAAAGCACCTATAAGCACTTCCTCCTCCCTCAGTGACCAACTATGTCGTGTCTTATCGGGGTTATTTGACTTCACACGGCCAATTTCATTACTCGCGGAGCCTGTCAATGCATACATAAAACAAACACCAACAACACAATTATTCGAGGAATGCTATTGAATGCAGCATGTAATcccagaaaaaagaaaacaccaAGCACAAACATATGGAAGTAGAAAGACAATAAGATGAATGTTGAAAATGATGAATGCTATCAATGCAGCAAGTATGTCCAACATTATGTCATTATATGCCCTTCAAAATTAATCACCAACAACGTATACACTATCAAGAATTACAACTGAATCGAAGTCAGACATTAGTCAAAGAAATGTATGCCcacacaaaaaaaattcatgaaaACTATGTTGTGGTCTGAGAAATTGACGAAACACACCAAGGAATCAGTGAAAAAGTGATGAAAGAGCCCATGGTTGAAACAAAAAATACGGAACACACATTTTCAAATTCCTTACACCGAATCTGAACAACATTTCAATGTGTGAATGGCAAACAAAAATCCGACATATACACCCAAAAAATCAGCTCCCTATTCCGAATTACAGGAGTTGTTAACCCAACAAATTCAATTGAAAGGCAAGTAAGGACCATCTGCATTTCGATTTAAAACTGAGAAAAAActctataaaaaaattatcacctTGATGAAAGGTACTCATTGTGATGTACTCCAAATCAACGAGAAGAACACGCGAAGAGCCTCTGAAGCGCTTCTTCGATCGCTGAGTATTGTGAATGATGGGACGAAGACAAAATTGATTTTGGGTGGCAAATATTCTATAATTTGATTCAGAATTGGCGCCCTAGGTTAGAAAGGAATTGGAGCTGATTGTTTATTTTCGCCAAAaaatttgtggacaaaattgACTTTTTCATTGATATGTAGAGGGTAAGGTGGTCATTTTAACATATAAACTACATCTTAAGCTACACTATCAAACACGTGTACTAGATATATGTAGTTTAGTGGAGGCTTATCTATATATTATTTAGGAGCTATCAAACAatggtttaattaattaatctcaatAAATCTGTATTAGTTATCTATTAGAAATTAATATCTACAAATCTACGTTACTCTATCAAACACGGccttagggtttagattatctatTTAGATAAGTTTAAATTCTCCATTTAGtatgttgcacgaatggtacttatggacatattagtgtcattagtgtcatatactctcttatgtagtgttgcacaaatggtacttatggtcatattagtgtcatatacttaatttttttttttcggttggcacatatggcactaatagtgtcatatgtgcctaacccgcgcgcaaatccgaattcgacccgaatctagtccgccctaattaaggcaaaacagtctttacatgttgatgaggactagaatactcatcagtGTTGTGCTTGACAATACAAGAATATCTTACttgattattattgttattattattattatcacagGAACTAATGAGCGCAGGTCTAACTAAAAAGACTTGCTAACAAATGAATGcgaagagtcaatcagccttgaccaaaGTGCAGAGTTGCTGCTTTGCTAAAGTGCGAGACAGCAGCTCAGACCGGGGCAGCGCAGTACAGCAGCACAGCAGCGCAGCACAGCACAGCACAGCAGCGTAGAACAGCAGCGCAACCAGAGCGCAGAGCTGGCCTTGCTAGAACCGGAGTTACCCGCTTCACCAACGAAGGACAAcgtagatgggtcaaatcaagactaaggtgtattaaggcattaaagggcctaaatctaattattaaagttcatgggcctaaggcctttagggctcactctcacatctataaatagaaggttagcattagcattatAGGAGGAGAGTTTTATTTGGGAGCAgcacacttgtaaaatgtaatctTCTCAAAAtatagtggaagaactcgaagaaCACCCATGGATAGGTCTtaacgaccgaaccacgtaaatcctatCTCGTTTATTACTTTTAGATTAGGCgttgatttcatgcttcaccaactggcaCCGTCTGTGGGAAATAGGGGCTACGTCGTGAGTTCCGACGAGCCTCTAAAAAAATGGGAAATTAAAGaagggttactgttcatcgagGAGGGGGTACGGTTCATCGAAAAAGAAGGGTAACTGTTCATCGAAAAAGAAGGGTTATTGTTCATCGAAAAAGAagggttactgttcatcaaAAAAGAAGGGTTAATGTTCATCGAAAAAATGGAGGGCTACTGTTCATCAGGGGTTCTTCCCCAATTGGGCATGGGTGACTACTGATAGCTGATTTGTGATTGGGGAAATGAATCATCCCCATTCACCGTTGAAGACagatctcactcaccggaagaATGAAAAACAAGGAAATCGTTGGGTCAGTCCATTCTTCAAGAGGGGAAACCATCAAATTTCTCAAAAATCCACGACCGATACCCAACTTCGAAGGTTTATCGAAGCATTAAATCAGCTCCGATGTCGATCTACTAGCTCTTTCGACTGGAAGCCGGCCGCCTACCGTCGTTCCTCTTTCACAGATCTAAATCAAATTTCCAGATTCGTCCAGGGGCAACGCGTTCGCTGCTCCAAATTTTATACTCACACGTATTCCTCAACAATTTCGTACAAATCTTGATAAAGCCTGATATTTCTTTGTATTTCAAATCAGATCTCCGGTAATTTTCTGCAATCGAAGTCCGGCGAGCATCGCTGCCGTTCTTGAGTTTCCATCGCaagaaatttcaaatttctcCTATCGGAATCCCGCATAGAAGCTCGGCAGCGCAGCCCGCGCAGCCTCTAGCCcttgtcgctgctcggcagcgcagcccGCGCCGCCTCTCGCCcttgtcgctgctcggcagcgctgCCTCTCGCCcttgtcgctgctcggcagcgcagccagcgccgcctctcgcccttgtcgctgctcggcagGGCAGCCTGCGCCGCCTCTCGCCcttgtcgctgctcggcagcgcagccagcgtCGTCTCTCGCCCTTGTCGCTGCTCGGCGCAGCCCGCGCAGCCTCTAGCCTGCGCCGCCTCTCGCCCTTGTCGCTGCTCGGCGGCGcagccagcgccgcctctctcccttGTTGCCGCTCGGCAGCACAGCCAGCTCTGGCTGTCTCTCGCCTCTATTGTTACTCAGCCGCGCAGCCAACTCTGCTCATCCTTATCTTCGTCTACTTGCTTTGGTTATAATTTTTGGGTTCGAATCTGTTTTTGAACTAATTTTGCTCTATTTTTACTTTATGCTTTACAAGGGTTATCAAGATGGGTATTTCCACACTTATATTTATTCACGAGAACTCTCGAATTAGTGGGCGGTACGCGACAGCGCTGACCGGAATTTCTAGGGATTGCCAGCTCTGCATTTATCCATAAGATGGGAGGGGACGTTGAGCAGCCCCGAAGTCAAGTTAATGGCAGCCCAGCATATCGCTCCTGCAGGCACACAGCAAGATAACTCTATACTCTGGGAATCTCATTTCGCACTCACGCATTAACTGTTGACGGTGATGCTTCGACAGGGGCATTGAGGGGATTTATTATGtttaaatttgaatatatatatatatatatatatatatatatatatatatatattcttccaGACCTTAGAATTTCAAGATTTTCTGACTATCAGAATAGTGTTGATTTGTTAATTGGGTTCTCTGATTCGCTTGTCGGGTTTCATTTTTATATGATTTATCAATCAGGTCTTCCATCATATATCTTCTATAATAATGAGTTCACAGCCCTATCTTAAGGGGCACTCATATTTTGCTAACGTCTGTGCCTAAGAATCTTTACAGCACAGGACAAACATATTTTGAGGAAAACACTTGAACAAGTATGGTAATCACCATAGTATGGTAATCACCATACACATGGAAAGGTCACATACTAACAAGTGGTGACTCAGGTATTTCGCAGAGCTATAGTCCTTTACTACATGATCTTAGCTATTTCATCGAAGCATGAAAACATGATTGGGAACTAGGAAATGTTATACCTTAGCTTTTGGGCATAAGCATGATTTATATTATCTTTGATGGGATATGAGAATTTGATACTAAGtacacgaagctgcacaccttctgcatatgtgcctagggctagaatatgaattgactaagtacacgaagctgcacaccttatGCAGTGCTAGGACCTAGAACATAATTTGGATAACATACTTTGGGACCATAGTCATGTCAGCGCTGCCACTAGCATCACAAGTAAGGACACCAAGCACAAgcatacacataacatgtttagtcgaatcatgcacatgttactaagGGGGGGAGTGGAGTATATACCACCATGTGTGTTTTCTCGAAGAACTTAGCaggatatttgagccttaacggcaactcagccgcatagcggatattaaaaccttaaatgGTAACTTAGGCACGATCCAGAACTGTAAGCCTCAGAATttatctgagctttctcagcgcagtcagggtAGGCCATCTCAGCCTGCGCAGCAATCTCAATTTTTTCAGTTAGTTCAGCCTGCGCAGCCGTCTCAGTCATTTCAGTTGTCTTGGCTGGGGGAACTATCTTAGTTATCTCACTACAATCAACGCTTAAATTATCAGCATAACTACCTTAGTCATCTCAGCACAGcaagtgtggctatctcagcacagccagtgtggctatcccAGTGCAGTCAATGTGAttatatcagcgcagccagtatGGCTATCCCAGTGCAGTTAAGGTGAttatatcagcgcagccagtgtggctatcctAGTGCAGTCAAGGTGATTATCTCAGTgcagctatctcagcgcagtcagtatGATTATCTCAGCGTAGTCAGTACGAttatatcagcgcagccagtgcagctatctcagtgcagccagtgtggctatctcaacGCATTCAGTGCGATtgtatcagcgcagccagtgtggctatctcagtgtAGTCAGGGTGATTATATTAGCGCAGCCAGTGTggttatctcagcgcagtcagtgtGATTGTCTTGTCTAAACTACCACATATTACCTAAGTCATCTTCGGCGCAGATCGTCTAAAGTTATCTTAACTAAGACATTAATTGCatgacgagggcattaattgcaaaattcaaggcattaattgcacgacgagggcattaattgaaaaattcaaggcattaattgcacaattcaaggcattaattacACAACGAAGGcctcaatgtctatgctccgcgcagaaacatcgtaagccgtgaaagttagACTGGGGATGAGCCTTAAGTGGCGACTCAGCCACTCTGaggatatttgagccttaagtTAGTCATCATTGATGACATCCAAACAATCCGAAGGAAAAATTACTCTCTTTTATCTTAGTTCATTTGCAGCGTTGAAATACTTTGtctttactatttttacaaaGATTGACAAGATCTTATCTAACAAGTACAGGGaatcatatatacttaattgaCACGGGAGAACAGCACAACGCTGACTCTATATcacacaccactg is a window encoding:
- the LOC130996881 gene encoding uncharacterized protein LOC130996881; translation: MVSNVDKPRYRTRKGQISTNPLAVCDRNMKFVYVLPGWEGSAADSRILRDALQRVNGFRVPKGYYYLCDNGYANSEGFLAPYKDIRYHLKEWGPNAARPQNAQELFNLRHSKARNVIERAFGIMKMRWGCLRSNTFYPVKTQIHLIMSCFILNNFIRSEMPIDPIEQEFDSATENDQEEAEFDGEFIDGIDSSPQWNAERDAIAQAMWINYINNI